Sequence from the Flavobacterium sp. J372 genome:
AAAAATACTTAAGAATGAGCTTTCTAACAGGGAGGCGCAAACCAGCCTTGTAGAGAAAATGCTTGGCGAAGTAAAATTAAACTAATAACGCTATGACAGGTTCAAGAGCAGCAGTACGCTACGCAAAGGCAATCCTGGATATGGCACAGGGGCAGGGCATAGCCGCACAGGTTAATGATGATATGGCGCTTATTGCAGAAACTATCAGCAACAACAGCGAATTGTCTTCATTTGTAAACAGCCCTACAATAAAAGCTGAAACCAAAGAAGCTGCACTAAGCGAAATATTTGCTTCAGCCAGCAATGTTACCAAAGGGCTTTTCCGTCTTTTGCTTGAAAACAAAAGGTTTGATATTCTTAGCCATATCGCTGTTGAATATAAAAACCAGTTTGATGCAATGAATGGTGTTGAGGCTGCTACGGTAACAACAGCTTTCCCTATCACTCCTGAACTTGAAGCGAAGGTGCTTGATAAGATAAAGGAGTTTTCAGACAAGAAGATTACGCTTAAAAATATAGTTGACCCTGAAATAATAGGCGGGTTCATATTAAGGGTGGGCGACAAGCAGTTCAATGCCTCTGTAGCCAAGAGCCTTACAACGTTAAAAAGAGAATTGAGTAATTAGTATTTATCGCACATTAGTGTCTAAATTATA
This genomic interval carries:
- the atpH gene encoding ATP synthase F1 subunit delta; translated protein: MTGSRAAVRYAKAILDMAQGQGIAAQVNDDMALIAETISNNSELSSFVNSPTIKAETKEAALSEIFASASNVTKGLFRLLLENKRFDILSHIAVEYKNQFDAMNGVEAATVTTAFPITPELEAKVLDKIKEFSDKKITLKNIVDPEIIGGFILRVGDKQFNASVAKSLTTLKRELSN